A window of Numenius arquata chromosome 10, bNumArq3.hap1.1, whole genome shotgun sequence genomic DNA:
tgctttctacaACTCCAAACTGAGTCTTAGAGAGTTCCTATTTTGCTGACTTATGGTATCACATCCACTGAGGGAATGCTACCTGTGAGATCCGTCAAAGGATGGGAAGGAGAGTGGTGTTCCCAAGGATGCATTGGATAATGCGGGATCTAGGCCTGACATTCATGCTCTGgtgtgaggggtggagaagggactgccgGGGCTTGACCCCGGCCGGTAACGGAGCACCAGCCGCTCGCCTGCTGCCCCCGGCGCGACAGGGGAGAGAATCATAAGGGTGAAAGTGAGACAATTCCTGGGTAGAGGCAATAACTTTAAtaattgaaacaaaataaaataatacaaataacaaattgtaatgaataagaaaataacacagagtgagaactaaactccgagacagacaagcaatgcaaatGAAGGCACCACCAACCAACCGATGCCCAGCCAATCCCTGAGCAGTGGCCCCCCCTGTGCCAGCCTCCCCCCCAGGTTTAccgctgagcatgatgtcatatggcatggaatgtGGTCATGGAATGTGGaatttggtcagctggggtcagttgtcccagccgtgtcccctcccaactcacTGGTGCCCCCCAGACGGGggagggcagagaagcagaaagggcctcgATGCTGCTTACACACTGCTCATCAATAACAAACACATCCCTGTGGGATCAATGCTGTTTCCAGCATGAATCTAAAACATCGCCCCATGTgaactactgcaaagaaaattaactctatcccagccaaaatcagcacagctccccggaacaaaagaggattctgatgCCAGAAGAAATGatgactccagagctttgcggagcatgGGTGCCTTTccatgccctgagatgtctccagAGGGACAGGttaggctcaggcttctctcctcctcccctccgggcttTGTGGTCTAGGGGGGCAGCTAGGGCTTTGCTGTCAGGACAGCCTGGGTCTGGGCtgctgtcctgcaggcggtggcagaggccaggagtgacactgtctgCTCGGCACACTCAGGGTGGTCCTCATGGGAAGGACACcgtggcactgggctgcttgttccagctttatttaaaaaaaaaagaagtattcaaATAAGGCCATTTTCCAGAGGCTTATTTCACCTCTCACTgtctctgcagagccagcagcacagtGTTTGTAGGGACCATCCTGAGGTTCGCTGCTTCCTTGGTGTCCCCAGGatcagcaaggtctgagctgccaggcaCTGGACTGCGGGTTCAGCATCGTACATCAAGTCCTTGAgggctgtgacagaaggaaacacagcagtggtgaaaccccgctgtctgcagagaccctcccgtgccagtcctgtctgtctctttctctggccaggaggagcaggtgaggccatcagagcagctggaagctgctgctcaggaaggcccatgtgccactcacacctccctctgcccctgaagcagttccctgcaGCAGGGCccaggatggcagcaccctgcccaggctctgtcccgtgccccaccagtcccagccagcacagcactgcccctgctcaccgttgcagatatcctgcAGCTTCATCTCATTTTGGTCTcccaggcgccgcgcaccaagccctaggcacagagctttgtcagacctccgCTCCCCAGCACGCCTCGGCAGCGCGACCCCCTGGCCCTGCAGGCTCGGCCGcacgccctcctgccccccggcagggctgagcccagggaaggacagtccccgaggggggtgggacgcagcaaggctcccagtGAGCCCACCTGCGTGGTGGGCCCTCCtcggggcagctgggggccaggctgccaaaagagGGACCCCAGGGGCTATGGCTCACCAATGAACCTGATGGCTGTCtctcgcaaggtggcctgagcatTATTCAGGTATGGCAGGCTCTGCTTCACGTATACTTCCAccttgctcctgtcctgcagcagctggagagagcacaatggtatgggcatgtcaggGAgaatgcagctccaggctgtgggctccaggctggagcggggcaggcgaggcagagctgcacagcccacaccccagacctGGGGGGACATCCCTCATCCAGCCTGGGCCTTGGGGGTTGTCCTCACCGAGTACTCAACAGTCCTCCACAtctgctgtggctgcaccaggtctttgagttCTCCCCACGCGAGGAGCTCTGCtacagcaaggagggcttccctggaggcctgcagagcggcaaaagctgggagatggcaccacagtctggggaaggagacctggagGCCctctcctcttggcttcgttcctggtgTGATCCTGCCCTTGGGGAggtgggacatgccctggcctaaacatctgggggtctcttgggcacagCCTGGGgtgacagggattgagcctcccaAGCCTtggcctccagcagctgcagggaagcCTGTAGGGACGCACGTATTCACACCTCGGGCCACAGGCTGCTGCAAGCAAGCTGCAAGCACCTGCCGGGCAAGGCAGGTGTGGGCAATgcctgtgccagcttctctgcccctgctggcacGGGGTCTACAGGGGCCCTTCCTCCGGGGCTgcgctggaggagggctgaaaggaggaagcatagctgggaggggaccccagcaccccctccacttctgcagcaagaggcacaGGGGGGTGCGGAAGGAAGGACAGGAGCTCTGTCCTGTCCTCAGTGACTTGGGCAGTGGGACCCCAAGGTGACACATGCTCTCACAGTCCAACTGCCAACAGCTCTTGGCCCTGATTTCCAGGGgttcagcacgcccttccctgtgtcacTGGCCACCTTTGAAATCTGTACCTTGGACACGCTGTCCGTCTTGTCCTGTGTGTGAAAGAAGAGCGGGAGCAGGGTCCTTTGcactttcttcttcatcatcCTCTTTTCGTTCCCCACCACAGCCttcaccagatctctgaagaggctgatggagagctctcgcagctggctggactcctggtagggagaaggagagggggacttgagaaagagcccctccctgcttaCTGTGAGCAttagcccaagggcgtgagcctggcagaggggaggggagatgctccggggccagattctgcaggagggagaagccgtgctgggctgcaaagcccagaagccatcccagcagagcccaggggagcagaccctgctcCAAGTGCTGCCCACAGGGCTGGGCTGaagggcagctctcatcgcagagtgcccatctgcagggctcagtctcccacatcagccttacagcatcaaagaggggcaggagcttctcctcctccagctgcacagcaatggggctggcctccttcccctccaggtgacccatcacatTTCCGAAGATGACCAGGATATTTGTCTTGATATCGGTGTCACCATCCTTGAGGAACTCGCTGATTTGTGGCAGGAGGActggcatttttcttgcctgtacaaaagacagttttcttctttgtgaaaTGGTCAAAGACCACCCTGGCAAAAGTgtaccagcctcctgtctggcgtcctggcaggtggtggcacaggcatctctgcggCAGCCTCCTGGTAGGTGGTGGCCAGGGGCACACTgatggggacgcgggagagcaggggtaggccagggagggcaggaaagcaaagactcCCGGTCCCCATCTCAGCCGCTCCCTTTTCCTGCAGGCCCAAGGGGGCAGATGGCTTGGTAACCCTCcatgcctggaaagctccccaggcagccaccaggCCCCACCGTGGCATCTGgtgcagtcatcccactgcccatctcccagccacagccaagccaccacctcacccactgccccaggcccCGACTGCCAACGTGCCTCCC
This region includes:
- the LOC141469620 gene encoding maestro heat-like repeat-containing protein family member 7, yielding MSCIHENLECINMESARQSVGSLLLTLTDQDPTKVVLTLLKLSPPGDSNGTAMWEVMLSVPHTLEKIFEELLSQLRRRKSHSPVESTIENAYITHLALLASTECQSEDCGNTCQRRSSLMTVSLLLRRLIPLSERPDMARKMPVLLPQISEFLKDGDTDIKTNILVIFGNVMGHLEGKEASPIAVQLEEEKLLPLFDAESSQLRELSISLFRDLVKAVVGNEKRMMKKKVQRTLLPLFFHTQDKTDSVSKASREALLAVAELLAWGELKDLVQPQQMWRTVEYSLLQDRSKVEVYVKQSLPYLNNAQATLRETAIRFIGLGARRLGDQNEMKLQDICNALKDLMYDAEPAVQCLAAQTLLILGTPRKQRTSGWSLQTLCCWLCRDSER